A portion of the Krasilnikovia cinnamomea genome contains these proteins:
- a CDS encoding SDR family NAD(P)-dependent oxidoreductase has translation MQRFAFAGRTCLITGAASGIGAALALNLAKRRAVLALLDRDADGLARVAELAREVGAADVSTYVVDLADGGDRLDLAAEVAARHGGVDLLVNNAGVALSGTFEQVSMADFDWLLEINLHAVIRTTKAFLPQLLSRPGSHVVAISSLFGLIAPPSQVAYATSKFGVRGFTEALRHELAGREVGVTVVHPGGIRTNIAANARLSGVDPGGEQAARARAFAEAALRMPPEEAARLIVAAIQARKPRLVITRAAKAADLLARLMPARYWEIASRAAGARGVH, from the coding sequence GTGCAGCGGTTCGCGTTCGCGGGGCGGACCTGCCTGATCACCGGCGCGGCCAGCGGGATCGGCGCGGCCCTGGCCCTGAACCTGGCGAAACGCCGGGCCGTGCTGGCTCTGCTCGACCGCGACGCCGACGGGCTCGCCCGGGTGGCCGAACTGGCCCGGGAGGTGGGCGCGGCTGACGTCAGCACGTACGTGGTGGATCTCGCCGACGGCGGTGACCGGCTCGACCTGGCCGCCGAGGTGGCGGCCCGCCACGGCGGGGTGGACCTGCTGGTCAACAATGCCGGGGTGGCCCTGAGCGGCACGTTCGAGCAGGTCAGCATGGCGGACTTCGACTGGCTACTGGAGATCAACCTGCACGCGGTGATCCGCACGACCAAGGCGTTCCTGCCTCAGCTGCTGAGCCGCCCGGGCTCCCACGTGGTCGCCATCTCCAGCCTGTTCGGCCTGATCGCCCCGCCGTCCCAGGTCGCGTACGCGACGAGCAAGTTCGGCGTGCGCGGCTTCACCGAGGCGCTGCGGCACGAGCTGGCCGGTCGCGAGGTCGGGGTGACCGTCGTGCATCCCGGCGGGATCCGGACCAACATCGCCGCCAACGCCCGCCTCAGCGGCGTGGACCCGGGTGGGGAGCAGGCCGCCCGGGCGCGGGCCTTCGCGGAGGCGGCGCTGCGGATGCCACCCGAGGAGGCCGCCCGGTTGATCGTCGCGGCGATCCAGGCCCGCAAGCCCCGGCTGGTCATCACCCGCGCGGCGAAGGCCGCCGACCTGCTGGCCCGGCTCATGCCCGCCCGGTACTGGGAGATCGCCAGCCGCGCCGCGGGCGCCCGCGGCGTCCACTGA
- a CDS encoding DedA family protein, whose translation MPVPMDDLPSFLHGVAPILDRWGYLAVGAVIGVESFGVPAPGQTIMMIAAVYAGAGRLNVFAVGLIAFVAAVLGDNIGYWIGKRGGRRVVNRFGKYILITPKRLEKAERFFAKRGSKVVVVARFVEGLRQLNGVIAGLTNMPWRQFLLYNAIGAALWCGWWTTVSYLLGTHIFEVVDHVHQYKWWAIAAALIAVAAYAGLHMRHIRSRRAQAEVEREESRAG comes from the coding sequence ATGCCAGTGCCGATGGACGACCTGCCGAGCTTCCTGCACGGGGTGGCTCCCATCCTCGACCGATGGGGCTACCTCGCCGTGGGGGCCGTCATCGGCGTGGAGAGCTTCGGCGTCCCCGCGCCCGGCCAGACGATCATGATGATCGCCGCCGTGTACGCGGGCGCGGGCCGGCTCAACGTCTTCGCCGTGGGGCTGATCGCGTTCGTTGCCGCGGTGCTCGGCGACAACATCGGCTACTGGATCGGAAAGCGCGGCGGCCGAAGGGTGGTCAACCGCTTCGGCAAGTACATTCTGATCACCCCGAAACGGCTGGAGAAGGCCGAGCGGTTCTTCGCCAAGCGCGGCAGCAAGGTGGTGGTCGTCGCCCGCTTCGTGGAGGGGCTGCGCCAGCTCAACGGTGTCATCGCCGGCCTCACCAACATGCCGTGGCGCCAGTTCCTGCTCTACAACGCGATCGGCGCGGCGCTGTGGTGCGGCTGGTGGACGACTGTGTCCTACCTGCTCGGTACGCACATCTTCGAGGTCGTCGACCACGTGCACCAGTACAAGTGGTGGGCGATCGCGGCCGCCCTGATCGCCGTTGCCGCGTACGCTGGGCTGCACATGCGTCACATCCGCAGCCGCCGGGCCCAAGCCGAGGTCGAGCGCGAGGAGTCGCGCGCCGGCTAG